Proteins from a genomic interval of Salmo trutta chromosome 39, fSalTru1.1, whole genome shotgun sequence:
- the LOC115179450 gene encoding POU domain, class 2, transcription factor 1 isoform X5, whose amino-acid sequence MENGDIVKGVLTNGRDSQKQTVMSLTNAQSQALLQQLTLSPAQQQLFLQQAQAQLLAAAVQQHSASQTQNSSTTGAAISASAATPITTQLPLSQPIHITPLQQQGLQQFVLVQPGHSMATQLQPQFFISQTPQGQPSMFQYHNLLQAQNLLTQLPQSQANLLQTPTITMAPQAAAPTRTITATPGQLLIHSQTPPPKGLGTPTLEDASDLEELEIFSKAFKQRRIRLGFTQGDVGLAMGKLYGNDFSQTTISRFEALNLSFKNMCKLKPLLEKWLNDAENVSSESSPSLSPLGSGHGSPSLASDLNSRRRKKRTSIDTNIRVALEKSFLQQNQKPSSDEISLIADQLNMEKEVIRVWFCNRRQKEKRINPPSSSAFQKSIFSSPTTASLVNTVPQTTVTVTPSLPVTSFSLTDRTLASATGNTASVISSTPTVPSMSLTPSSSVTTMSQPAVTMTQAGQMLYSNGGGLAAMAAAAAGISPSLMPSSQFNTGGALLNLTTAGFGGALATIQGVLSALASSGSFPITTLDGNGNLLFANTSMPGSAPSMVNTPLFLNPQSLSLLGSNPVSFIPASALSLQLTAGTNTITTATTPVNTIVRASKAQ is encoded by the exons ATGGAGAACGGGGACATAGTCAAAG GCGTGCTGACCAATGGCCGGGACTCTCAGAAGCAGACTGTCATGTCCCTCACCAATGCACAGTCACAGGCTCTGCTgcaacag tTGACCTTGTCTCCAGCGCAGCAGCAGCTGTTTCTCCAGCAGGCTCAGGCCCAGCTCCTTGCAGCAGCCGTTCAGCAGCACTCCGCCAGCCAGACCCAGAACAGCAGCACCACGGGGGCCGCCATCTCTGCCTCCGCAGCCACCCCCATCACCACCCAACTCCCACTGTCCCAGCCTATACACATCACTCCT ctCCAGCAGCAGGGCCTGCAGCAGTTTGTGTTGGTCCAGCCAGGTCATTCCATGGCCACCCAGCTTCAGCCTCAGTTCTTCATCTCCCAGACTCCACAGGGACAGCCCAGTATGTTTCAGTATCATA ATCTCCTGCAAGCCCAAAATCTTCTCACTCAACTACCTCAGAGCCAAGCCAACCTCCTACAGACTCCAACTATCACAATGGCTCCACAG GCGGCCGCTCCCACGCGGACCATAACTGCCACCCCCGGCCAGCTCCTCATCCACAGCCAGACCCCGCCCCCTAAGGGTCTGGGCACGCCCACTCTGGAGGACGCCAGTGATCTGGAAGAGCTGGAGATTTTCTCCAAGGCCTTCAAACAGAGGAGGATCAGACTGGGCTTCACACAG gGTGACGTGGGGCTGGCCATGGGGAAGCTGTATGGTAATGACTTCAGCCAGACCACCATCTCCCGCTTTGAAGCACTCAACCTGAGCTTCAAGAACATGTGCAAGCTGAAACCGCTGCTGGAGAAGTGGCTCAACGACGCAG AGAATGTGAGCTCAGagtccagccccagcctcagtcccCTGGGCTCTGGTCACGGGTCACCCAGCCTGGCGTCTGACCTCAATAGCCGGCGCCGCAAGAAGAGGACCAGCATCGACACCAATATCCGCGTGGCCCTGGAGAAGAGCTTCCTCCAG CAAAACCAGAAGCCGTCGTCAGACGAGATCTCCCTGATAGCAGACCAGCTgaacatggagaaggaggtgatCCGGGTGTGGTTCTGTAACCGCCGGCAGAAGGAGAAGAGGATCAATCCTCCCAGCAGCTCAGCTTTCCAGAAGTCCATCTTCTCGTCCCCTACTACTGCCAGCCTGGTGAACACTGTACCCCAGACCACTGTGACCGTCACCCCCTCTCTGCCTGTCACCAGCTTCAGCCTCACAG ACAGGACCCTAGCGTCAGCCACCGGCAACACAGCATCCGTCATCTCCAGCACCCCTACAGTCCCCTCTATGTCCCTCACACCCTCCTCCTCCGTGACAACCATGTCACAGCCAGCCGTTACCATGACGCAGGCGGGGCAGATGCTCTACAGCAACGGCGGCGGTCTGGCTGCAATGGCGGCTGCAGCGGCGGGAATCAGCCCGAGTCTCATGCCCTCATCGCAGTTCAACACAGG GGGGGCCTTACTGAACCTAACCACTGCAGGTTTTGGAGGAGCGCTCGCCACCATCCAAGGTGTGTTGAGTG CTCTGGCCTCCAGCGGGTCCTTccccatcaccaccctggacgggaACGGGAACCTGCTATTTGCCAACACCAGCATGCCTGGCTCCGCCCCCAGCATGGTGAACACGCCCCTCTTCCTGAACCCCCAGAGCCTGTCCTTATTGGGTAGTAACCCTGTCAGCTTCATCCCTGCCAGTGCCCTCAGCCTGCAACTCACCGCTGGCACCAATACTATCACCACGGCAACCACACCAGTCAACACCATCGTCAGAGCCTCTAAGGCCCAATGA